GGCACTCGCCCCATGTTTGAAATATGAAATAGGCACTCCTGGATACAGTGCCCTATATCTTTAGATAATAGCATTAGCAGGAACAGTACTGGGACATAACTTGTTATATTTAACAAGTTACTTTATAGTGTTTTAATGTACTTTATTTAAGTATTTCTTAAATTAAATATACAGACTTGGTATGGCATATGCACATGAAATTTTCTTTTAGTGCTTGCTATTTCTTTTTCACTatattttaaattcaaatatACTATGTGCTCCACAACAACTGTTTTAAATTGTAAGAAACtgtaattacctttttttttttgcttactttaaaatatactgtcgttttaatattttttaagctATAAGTAATGAAATAATTTCCAGCTGCAACATTAAAAAGATACAAATTCATGAATCAACAGTTATGATCTAATAATATCATGTATATTATACATGCTAATATTGTGCCTATTGAGGCTTGGTAAGTTGCAGTGGCAGTTTTCAAGCAATGGCATCTGTATGAGGGCACAGGAGTACCCATGAACGTGAAAATTGTAAGTTTTCTACACCAATTTTAATTCCCTGTCTTGTTCTTGGTTCTTCCTGTGTTGTGCTCTTTAAAAATATCCTGGGAACACCTCTGTACTGTACATACGAAGATActctaaaaaaacacaaaaacacagacagactcaTGGGGATGTGCTGGAGCAAACAAACCTTCCTGATGAACAACTCGTATAGGCACACTCAGGAACACTCACCGCTTCTTCCTGATCTCTCGATGTACGTCTCGATGCCCACGGCGATGCCTTTTTCTGTTCCACACACTATATCCGCTCTTTTGTTTCTTATTTCCAATCCTTTCTTCTCTCTGGATAATCCAAAGTTCAACTGGAGTAGAAAGCACTCATAAAGTAGAAAACACTATGAATGattcaaaaatgtttaaactaGACACAACAAGGGGGGTTGGTGTCAAACCGTGGTGGTGGTTGATTTGCGAAGGATTGTTTTCTGGGGCTTGAGAGAAGGTGTGTGGGGAGGCACACAAGGTGGAGCAGTGTTTCCTGTTGGTGGGAAACTGTGGCTGACTGGTAGACCGCCATTTTCCAACATGAATTCATGGGAAAgagaatgaggaggaggaggggaagaGGAGCAGCAGTGTACTGGGCTGAGCCTCAAGTCATTCAGCTCAGCCTGCAAGTGTAGTTCTGTGTCATCTACATCGTACTGGAGGTCGCAGTCCGGGCAGTAGCCATGAAACTGAACCTTCTCGCTGAAACGTACACGTTCCCTCTCACGTGGCTCCCTGCCAGGGGCCTTGGggcatttgttcttttcatgcCGCAGAAGAGGCATGGGTCTGGGCAATGTAGGAACAAGACCCGACTCAGGGATTCCACTGTCATTAGAAATGAAGCATGGTGTGGAGGAAAATAAATCCCTGTTTGATTTCAATGGGAAAACCCCACCATTCCTTAATAGAGACCCGTTAGCCTTGGATAGATTCCCTGATAACACTAAAGTTGGATGAGGCagatttttaatgttgtggtcCTCGGCTCTCAGCGGGGTATGTCTTGGTGGTGGTAGAGGTGGGTGTGGCTTCTTGAGTACAGTCAGGACTCCAGGAGGGTTGATGGGGACTGGCATTAGGGAAGCAGGTGTTTTAAATATGCAGTCTTCGGGAAAGAGCTTCATCTTCTCCAGGCTGGATGCAgtggtagtggtggtggtggagctCGAGCTGGAGTTCAGTGTGTCTGTCTTTGAGCTGTCTGTTAGTCCGTCTTCCTCCAATTGCAGGTCACAAGTTAGGGTGTCAATCTCATGAACAACCTGTTGGTGATAATAGGAAGTGTCACTATGACAGCTGAAGGGAAAATAAATAAGTGTGTCACAAGAAGATGAAATTAGGGCATTTAGATTATGGTATAAACTGTAAAAGCTGCGTCCTTATTCACAAGGGATGTCCACAGCAGGTATCTCCACATGTTTCACTTGGCAGAATTTTTATgctggatgcccttcctgatgcaagCCCAGAGGGATTTGCGTCTCCTCCTGAGACTCTCCCGAGGAGCTTATGATTTGTTAGGAGAATGTGTGTAAACCACTTCACCATGGAGCCACTGGTTATGATATAAATTGTAATGATGAATATTTTGGTCAGTGATGAGCTGATTATTAATTAGATTGACCTAATTTTGAAACATTGTTTTCTAGAACCAAAGTTCCTCCTAACAGCCAAACTCTTGTTAACAAAAGGTTCTCTTTTTGTCATCCTGGTTGAACTGAGATGAACTAAACCAGCCAAAGCATATGGGAGAGTTTGTTTGGACTTTTTAGTAAAGGGCAAAAGTGTAACGCTTTAGCAGATAGCCCActttaaaattatttgttttatatcaATAATCTTATTTCCATAATTGAAGAAGCCatcataattttatttaaatgtaaatgaattGCGAAGCCCTACAGAAAATATTAACTATTACAGTCTCATCTAAAAAAGTTACCAACTTGGAAAAAACGCATTAGGATATAGGGTAAGAAGATGAAGTAGAGGAAAAGACAAATTAATATCTTTGTAAGttcttaattacattttaaagagGAAACACTTCCAAATTTATAAGACTGAAGATTGATTAATACATCCCAATGACAACCACagtgagagaaaataaatatcaatagGATTTATGAGAAAAGCCATGAGCCTGCCAGATTCTGACCTAAGTGATAGATTACATCAATCTCATGCACCAGCAGAATTCAAGAGAAGTAGCAGCACCAAACATAACCTGTGATGCAAGACGGAAGAACCATCATTTGTAATATGCAACCAATtttgagaaagaagaaaagaggaaagatgacaaagacaaaggaatgtAAAAAAGAACAGTGCAGAGGAGTGAAAAGATCACTAAACTGTTTCTCTTATCAATCAAAATACCATGAAAAAGACATAACCGAAGGCTTTGTTTCCTTGAAATGTAACATGTGACAGCAGACCATTAGGAGACATTCAACAAATCtgtaatgaaaaagaaaatatgtaaaatgcCCTACTAACTTTAGCAGAAAGGATATGAATACAGTAGATACAGTAGATATGAAACAGCAGATAGAAAAATACATCTATGTGTTCCCATTGGAAGTTTGCATCCACATCCTACATAATGAAAGTACTTAAGAACTGTTTGGGAAGATAACAAGCAATATgtactgctaaaaataaataaaaacaataaatacaggAAAACTTTAATCAGAGTATAGAATTAAGCCAGTTAAACTTCTCGTCATTTAAGTTGCAGAGAGGGTTAACAGATGCACTAAAGGTGCTACAGTGAGACCCAATACAAGAATGGTTTTATAGATGAAGGCTACTGACCCCTTTTTTAATCCTCATCTTTTCTGGttgttttttcactagttttgcatttggttatggtcagtgtcactactggtagTGTGAGATACCTGGACCCTAGAAAGGCTGCACAGTCCAACACCTCCGAGCACAGTCTCCAGAGCATGGAGGAGAATTCAGGAGACAGGTAGATACTCTAGGGGTGCTGGGCAGTGTTGTAGAAGATCCTTACCCATCAGCAGGGCATTCCTTTGTGtaaagaggaacaggatgaACATTGCCAGAGGCCTATAAAATGAGCTCCAGCAGACCACCGATGggaatgtctctgaccaaacaatcagaaatagCTGGGCTGGAGAGCCCAACATCCTCTAGTGGGTCCTGTGCTCACTGCCTGGCACTGTGGAACCTGATTTGGCATTTGCCATAGAACCACAGAATTGGCACGTCCACCACTGGCACCCTGCGCTGTTtacagatgagagcaggttcaccctTAGCACATGTGACACATGTGATTTTGGAGACACGTGATTGTTCAGCATGACCAGTTTGATGATGGGTCAATGATGGTCTAGGGAAGCATATCCATGGAGGGATGCACAGACCTCTACGAGGTGAGCAACAGCACCCTGGAATGAAATCCTTGGACCCATTGCTTTAAATTGGCAGACACACTCAATTGAGCTAAATCCTATACAGCCAAACTGAACCCCAGACTGTCCAGAAGCTCAGATCTCCTCACAGATCGGGGAGGAGATGTAAAAAACCATTACTCATCTCATTAGGAGCAGGTCCTGATGTTGTCGGGCATGCATACAAGCACGTGGGGCCCATACACCAATGAGTACCATTTTGAGCTGCTGCATTTTGGCAAAATGGACTAGTCAGCTGCATAactttttcactttgattttatggaatgtctttgaattcagccctctgTAGGTTGATAATCTTAATTTGTGATATCTGTGACAATGTGATATCCTTTCATTCCTAATAAATCCAAAACCCAGTCCATATCAGTAGAGGTATCCAGCATGATTTTTTCCCCATTGAGatcttatgtgtttttaaaatgttcctttaatttttttaaaattagaccTACATATATTCAAGTGCACATACAAAATGCTATAGCTGAATTTCCTCTAACACTGTCCTGTTAGATTGTCACATCATGATTATTGTTGTTATAAAAAATGTATCAAATGTTGATAACTATATTAACTAGATATCTATTAAAAACAGAGATAAATACTTCATCAATATTCACTGGGAAGTGTTTGACCATTCTTGGAAGATTGCACAATACACCACGCCGTACTGCTCTCATACAGCTAACAAATGATGGAAGTAGCCAGGTTAGTGATGTCCCTTCCTATGTGTTTTCACTGTTGCCATCTTGGTGCTTTGAAACTGGATGCGATTAACAAATGGTGGATCTGAAGGTTGGATGGACTACACATCTAAGAAtgattaatatatatatatatatatatatacacacatacatatatatatatatatatacacatacatatatatatatatatatatatatacacatacatatatatatatatacatgttttgtttttcttttgtttgtttctggaATTGATGAATAGAATTCAGTTTTAACcagattatttaaaaatacttcTGAAACAATGGCTAAAAATATTTTGCTAACACTTTGGTGGTGATTTTTCTTTAGCAAACATTTATAAATCAGTAGAACAATACATGTAATATTATCTTATATTCATTATTGACACAATATTAATATTTCaattttaaatatcaatgttATCTCAGTATGTGATTATATTTATCAGTGGTTCAGGTGGTAGAGCGGGTCGTCTACCAATTGGAGGTCAATGGACCCATCCCATATACTCCTGTCCATGTGTCGAACCCCAAGTTACTCCAGATGCATCTTTCAGAGTGTGAGTTTAAGTGAATATTAGATAAGTGCTTGCATATAGATAAAAGCACGGCCTGAATATGCGTGTTGTGTAATTGGATGAACGAGACTTGTAGTAGAAAGTGCTTTAAGTGCTCAAATTAAGTAGAAAGGCACTATGTAAGTACCAGCCTATTAACCATTTACCATCAAAACCAAGGCTATTATAGTTAACTAGAGTTTACTATGTAAAAAGTCCAGTTAACTGAATTGAACtaatgaaaaaagaacaaagatgTAGACTGTAGAGGAAAATTCTTTATGTTCTGAACTTCTGCTTTGCCCCTGACAAATTTTAACTACAATGGAAAATAAAATTAAcctttttaattattcaaaatTAAACTGAACATTTTAAACAACTGGCAATAAATTGAATAAGTAAACTCACtaaataaaatcattaaaaagtcaaaataaattaaaaaagataACAGCTATATTAACCCTAACTGTGGGAAATTCCAGCTGTCGACCAATCAATATGCACCCACCTAAAACCAACCAAGGGCTGACTAGACAACTAAAATATGATAGACCATGCACACTTTATCTGTAGAAATTTAAGTACTTGCACTTTCAGCACTTCCATGGACACAGATACTCTACTATTCATTTACACCTACAGTGCTCAGGCAATATCTGGATGCTGGAAAGGTTTATAATACATCATAAACATTGCCCAAGAAGTCTTTAACACAGCAGATAAAATTTAATAATCATAGTAAACTCTACTGGGAACTAATAACTGGTACTTAGTAATATAATGCCCACGTTATTGAGGCATTTTCAGAAGTCTTTCCAAAAACCTTCCCTTTAGAGTACATTTCCTTCCTGCTTCTCTTCCCTTGTTGGAGAGTGGCGCTTCCTTTGAAGCCCAGAACTGAAGTGGTGTTGGACATTTTGCTAATGTTTAACTCGGTAGCTCTCATAGGGTCTAAAAAAAGTCTAACATAAGTTGAGCTGAGCATGCATAGGTTCACAGTATCCTAGCCATTAAAGCAACCAAGGAGAAAATTTCTCAAGAAAGTAAAATTACAACATTTGAGACAAAGATGTTGTTTATCTTTTGGATTAGGGGTTCTCATCTTAGAGTACCCAGTATGTTAGCCTGCTCTCAAGCACATTTGCTATCATGTGGTTTTAAATGCATGTACAAACAGCAACTAAGGAGAGAGCAAGTGACTGAGAGGGAGCgataaaaataaagatgagaAGGCTAGGGCAGAGTGCTAAACTCTCCATGCAGTCTTTAAATGGATAATTTGTTGGGACACACACAAGAGGTAATACCAGTATCCCAGTGTGCAGCCCCTGCTGTAGGCCAGGCAGCTTCGGCGGCAGTGCCAAGCATCTGGGCAGGGTCCCTCCTTGGAGCCAGGCTCGGCTCCAGCCCCGTCTGTGAGTTATAACAGATAACTGCATTTCAAATGGATTACACCCCAAACACTGGCTTTGATAGTAACACCCCCCGGAGGTATGTGTTTAGTGTGTGCGGTGTCAGAATAACTGATCCTCTACACAATCTCccagaagcaaaagaaaaaaagcaagaagggaagaaaaaaggaagggcacatcacataaaaagatCACAATAGACAGATTACAAtggcttcttcttctcatttatCTCTGGTGCCTGCTGTGAGATATTGTAAactgctgaaaaacacaaaaggagTGTAATTCAGTCAAAGTTGCAGGAAAAAATGAGAGTGAGGGGAACAGAGCGGCAGAAGGAGACAGATGCTGTGTCGGCTACCCATCCATAATGTACCACAGGCTGTACGCAATAGAGTTGTATTAGAATGACAGCTTGTCATGTTAAGGTTAGAGGTTTGGCAGAGCGGACTGGATGCCTGGTGTGCGGTCGGCAGAGGAATGCAAGCATAAAAGCAGGTAAGACTGCAGGTTATTTCAAGTGAGGGGGTGAGACTGATTCAGAGAAACCACTCTAATGTGAATGAAGGGAAAATATGTCACAGAGGCAGCTATATATTACTGGTTCTGTGACTGTGAATATAAACCTGAAATATCATCCTGATttctacagaaacatctgtagTCTCTCCATCACTGAGATTTGAGACCTCAGTCAGACAGGTCTAAGAGTTTTGATCTTTTAGGACTAGAGAGGAGGAGGACAACCACAAATACACATGCCAAGAGACAAAGAAAGATGAAGATAAGCAAGACACCACAAGGACTCCGGGGAGGTGACAGGTGAAAAGAAGAAGACCACTTTCTCTCTATTATTTGGCAGGAAATCATTTGGACCAACACAACAGTCAGCATTAAGATGATGAAATTCAATGCAAAATCACCTTCCTGCTTGCACCAACTTGTCCATTAAATATTAATTGTGATCACATTTTTTCACACTTTCATCAAAGCTTATGagtcagggtgaagaagctgTCCTGCCATTTCACACCCTATGTCCTCCCAGTGCCAAATGTCTCTCATGTTGGTGATAATGATCACATACATTAGTGGGAAAGGCAGGAGCACGGTGTGTAGTTTTTCCAGGCCCCACTGGTGAGGTCGATGTCAGCCCTCCATCTCCTCTCAGTCAAGGATGCTCAGAAAAAGCACCCTCACAGCAAGCCTGTGGAAATAACACGACACATGGCAGAACACTTCTTCTAATTTACCTCTTTGAGCTCTTTAGCTACATCCTTAAGATCTCCCAGGATGGTTTCCAAATTCTCCACGATTGTCTTGATctcctttttcacttttactttggAGACTACTCCTTCAGCTTCTGCATTTGGTGTCCCTGACATTCTTCAGTTTATGGCACAATCTATTTCATGAAGGATCTCAAGTCAAATCCTTTGCTCGCCACGCTGCCACTTTGCCAAcgcattttctctctcttttttgctaTGTAGTCCCCCAGCTGCCGTCACTTTTTCTCTCCTAAATCACGGCCAGGACGGAGAGAAGTGGCGTCGGGCAGCATTCTATAGCTAACACTAGGCATGCGCAATAGAGCgtaacacacaaaaataacGGTTATGTCAAAATATTGTATCATACTGCCTGGGAAACGGCGCCCGTCCACAGGTTTATGTCCAACGGCAACAAAAAATGACGTGCCACGGGCATCCTTCACGTCGACAGAGCGCTAAATTCAACATTTTGTGAGAAAATCACCGACGCCAGcgctttaaaaaatgtttaagcaaagaagggaaagaagaagaagaagaagaagaaaaagaaagaggcaGCTGTCCGAACCGTTACACCGTTGTTCGTTATTGTAACGGTCCATAATCCTCAGGCATCGACAAAATGATAATAAGCTCCTCCTGTTCTCCACATAATTAATAGATGGTAATGATATACCATGACAGGTAACGACAACCGATAGGCACGGTCCTCGGAAAAACACCCCGCCAGTTTCATCCTGTCTACATCGCAGCCTCCTTAGAGAGTCTGAGCACAGGATGCTCGTGCGCGGTCTCTCTCGCTGTCCTCACGCGCTCTCTCTCTATCCTCctcacgctctctctctctccctctctctctctctgttacatCAAGAGGATGCTGCTGATTTAGTCACTTTGTTTGGTGTTCTCGTCATTTGTCCTGCAAATTTGTTAACATTTCTTCGTGATTCGGAACGGTTCTGTTTGTTGCGTTCAAATAACATCATTACATCCCCACCACAGGTGGGCTATCCCTACAGTCTAACTACTGCCAGTCCCGCTACTGTTAGTTAAGCGGTGGCCTGCACAGGTGATCGTTCTGGAGCAAACAAACCCGCTCACATTCTCTCTGAAAGTGGAAAAATGATCTAGCAATAATCAACGGCATCATTCCAGC
This region of Pelmatolapia mariae isolate MD_Pm_ZW linkage group LG12, Pm_UMD_F_2, whole genome shotgun sequence genomic DNA includes:
- the prr16 gene encoding protein Largen, coding for MSGTPNAEAEGVVSKVKVKKEIKTIVENLETILGDLKDVAKELKEVVHEIDTLTCDLQLEEDGLTDSSKTDTLNSSSSSTTTTTTASSLEKMKLFPEDCIFKTPASLMPVPINPPGVLTVLKKPHPPLPPPRHTPLRAEDHNIKNLPHPTLVLSGNLSKANGSLLRNGGVFPLKSNRDLFSSTPCFISNDSGIPESGLVPTLPRPMPLLRHEKNKCPKAPGREPRERERVRFSEKVQFHGYCPDCDLQYDVDDTELHLQAELNDLRLSPVHCCSSSPPPPHSLSHEFMLENGGLPVSHSFPPTGNTAPPCVPPHTPSLKPQKTILRKSTTTTV